The Nostoc sp. 'Peltigera membranacea cyanobiont' N6 genome contains the following window.
AATTACTACTAAATCCTTGTGTATTTATTTCAAATTGAATTTAAAAACACAAGTGTGGATTACATTAGCTATATCGTCATCCTTGTCATCTATAAATAGTGGCGAGATAAGTTGTAAATGTGACATTTTTTTTGAGAAAACATAAAGTTTCTTGAAAACCTCCCTGAATCAACAGTGATTTTGTATTTTAGTAATAAATACTGTGTGACAAATAAGTATGTAACAGGTTATTAAGGTGTTGAGTCGAACTGGTACAGCAAAAAATTGTCAAAACTGAATATCATAGTCACATTTTGTTATGTATCGATACTAATTAATTAGTTGTCTTTTCTAAAATAGCGATGCCTTCTGCGGGCGCAGTCATCGCAACTTAGTAGTTCATTTGAACTATAAATTCCAAATAAAAAGGGGGATGAAAAATTGTATACAAAAGTTGAAGCCCTTATTATATATAGGTTTTATTAAAATTGAGCAGATAGATGTGAAAAGATTAGCGAACGCACAGTGACTATCTGGGTTACGGAGATTTTTATAAATTACTCTTTGGAGAGAAAATCCAGTGGCAAATATAGCTAAAGATATCAATAATTTCCCAGAAGTTCATCAAGTATCACAGTCTAAGTACTTGAAAACTTACATTATGAATCGTATGCACAGTTTAAATCTTTATAGTTTTTTATCAGAAGAAGATGTTCTCCAGTACGTTATGAAGTGTTTAATTGAAACACTTGAGTCTGGAGAACAAATAAATAATCCAATAGCCTGGTCGAAGCTAGTCAGTGAACAGCATATTAACAAGACATACAAAAGACACAGAGCTATACTTATGCAGAAATTGGTCGAGAAATTAAGCTCTTGGGCTGGCCTAGTATGTTAATACGGTTTTAAATGGTATCTTTATTTCCGCCGCAATGTACTAGCGATCGCAACCAGAACACCACTATTCCATCGCTCTTTCGTATTAAAATCCTAAAATCCCCATAACCCTGGTTGAAGATGACGTTCACCTATTCTCTGTACCCAGACAATTGGTCAGAACTTGCCACTGCAATTAAGCAACAAGCCCAGTGGCGTTGTCAAAAATGTGGATTACAGTGCATTCTCCCTGGTGAAAAAACATCAGATTTGACACGCTCAGAACGCAGAGTGTACACCCTACAGGTTCATCATTGGGACAGAAATCCAGCAAATAACCACAGAGGCAACCTTATAGCTTTATGTAGCGGTTTATGTAGAATCCACGTCGTAGAAGCCTTGATGTGACTGAGTTTTGTTAAATTATTCTACAACGTAACCTCTGATAACTCCCTTTTAACAAAGCAGAAAAATTTACAAAATGTAACTAGTATTTTTGACTCATTACCGTACTTTTCAGTGCCTAATTATTAAAATCATCGTGTTGATACATTCTTGCTCCCTGCGAAGCAAAAACGTGGTTGAGATGACTGTAAAAATTGCCTACGAACTTGACAAATGGCTTCAATCGAAGTGGCAAAGAGATACGCGATTCTACACCTTAACCCTTTGCCAAAACCTATTTGGAGAGTGGACGATCACCAAAACTTGGGGTAGTGCCATCTATCGGGGGTTTGGCAAGTCAAAAGATTTAGATTGCCCTGATTACCAAGCCGCGTTAATAACTTACTACAAACTGCAAGAGCGAAGGGAAAAACGAGGGTATAAAAGAGTTGACCCTGAGTCAAGATATTGATGAATCTTCATCTAATTCCATTTTCGCTTTAGCTATTTGCCAGGATAGTAGTTCATAACCTGATGAAAATTTATCATTGTTTACTCTAACCTGAATTTCTCCTTGCTGTATGGGTAAATATTTTTTTGGAACATCTTGGCAGAAACCACTTTCAATAGCCTGACAATACCAACGTTCAAACTCATCCTCAAGAGGAGTCATCGCTTTGAGAGGAACATTAGGTTCAGCTTCATCACGAATCATTGCCAGCAAGCAAGCACCGGGACTCTCGATACTATTATGGCTTCGGTATTGCTCGAAGGCGGATATTGCCAACTTCACTCTCTCTGGCTCGTGTTTGGCTATTTCCTGTTTTAATCTAACACCGATTTTGATGCCCATTTCGGTAATTAAATGAGTAATTTCTTGAGATAGATTCTTGAGTTCGCCATTATCAGACTTCTTAGGAACCGAGTTCAGAGAAACAACTTTTGGGGATGACTCAGGTGTGGTCAACTGCTTAATTTGTGTTCGCAGACGTTCACATTCAGACTTCAACTCAAAGATTTCCGCAACATGACCTCTCAAGTTCTGATTCTGTCGCTTTAATTCTTTATTTTCAGCTGACAGTTCTCGAATCCGTTGCTTGAATACTTCGCTTAGAGTTTTGAGGCTATGAGGTCCAGGTTGTTTCGACTCTAATGAATTTAGTTGCTGTGTTTTTTGCGACTGTAAATCATGAATGTATTCAGTTAATTCCGTCCATTTGTAGAGGTAGGAAATGGAACAGCCAGCGACTTGAGCAATGTTAGGGAAGGTCAAGGGTTTACCGCTTTTTTTAATCTCTTCAATAGCGCGAAACACTTGTTCACGTTTCTGCTCTTTTCGCTTTTGTTGGGCTGAGAGAAGGACAGCAGTCTGTTTTTCTCGATTAAGTTGCTTCGCCATTAGCAACTTTCCTCAAATCTGATAGCCATTTATCCATTGCTTCTAGGGTAGCCTTGGATTCTTCATAGGCCAGGGCTGCCCCAGCTTGTTTAGCTGACTCCATACGTTTGTGTTCTCCAGCATATTGCCGTTCATAAAGGGGTAATTTGCTCGTACTGGGGCGGAAACTACCACAGCCGTAACATTTGGGATAAAGGTTGTAGATACAGTTTGTTTTGGGGTCAAGGGTGCAATGACCATAGACCACCAGACGAGGTGAAATTTCCAGGTCGAGTTCGTGAGATGAAGGGTTTTTGAGGAGGCTTTCAGGTAAGGTTTGCCAGGGGAGGAAGCGGTTTTGCGAATTCAGCAGCAGCTCCTGAAAAGGTAAATCTACTACCGCTACTTGCTCCTTAGTGGGAGGTGCATAGTGCTGAAATGTCGTTTCACTACTGAGGTGGTCAGCATAGAGTTGAGCTGCTTCCATTCCGTGTTTAGCCCTTACTTCTTGGAGGCGACTAGAACGGGTAATCTTACCAGTAAAATAGGGTTTTTGACCATTGCTATCACGAATGTCTTCTTGCTCTATCAACAGACGAATAAGACGAACCATTGGATTTCCACTTGCTGTTACTTGAGGGGGATTGGGCAATGGTTTGAGACTAGAAAACGAGGGGTAAGAACTCTGTTTAATACTTCTAAAATGACAAAACAGATAAGGGTAGTCTGAGCCAAAGGTTTTCCTAATCCATTGCTGTTGTTGTTCAATGACTTGTCTAATCTCACGAGGGGCAGGTAGTCTGTGCCATCGTTCCACCTTATGCTGATAAAACTTGATATACCATTGACCATTTTCTTCAACTAAACAATCAAAAGCTATCTGACAAATATCTCCTGGACGAGCAGCCGTATATTCTTGCACTAAATAGTGACGAGCAACAGGAGCAGGGATTTTATCAAGATGCTGTTTAATCCCTTGACGGGTGATTTCATCCAACCAATCCACGTCCTGAATTGTCTGTTTAGGAATATCTCGATGACGAACTAAGCTTAGAGATTCTAATCCGAAAAAATCAAAAAAATCTTTGAGGTTATATAGCTTTTCTCGAATCGTTCGATTACAGTTAGTTTGGTTGATGTCGAGAAAGCTTAAAATTAGTTCCCGGCTAATCTCAGAGAGATGCTGGATGTTATTTGGCTTCAAAATTTGACTAAACTGACGCAAAGCCACCAGAGAATTCATCGGTTTTGCACTAGCAGAAAACCTACCTGATTTGAGTAAAGAATATAGATATTGCTTGACTAATATACGAAACCACTCAGGTTTAATTGACTTAAAGTTAAGGATTCTCACGGGTGAGTTTTTGATAAAATGGCGAAAATCCCAAACATCATCATCAAAACAGAAATTCAATAAAGTTTCTTCTTGTTGAGACCCAACCCAACTGCCATAACTTGTGGCGTTAGGGTGAAAATTTATGTGGCAGAAGTAACAGCGACAATTACTCTGGCTGCTAGTTGTTTGAAATGTCTCGTAAATCCACCCTTTCTGTCCATCAGGGCCAATTTGATGGCACAGGGGATTAGGGCAAACTAAATGCTGGCGATAACCGTGAAACTGAGGTGGAACTTGACAACAAAGCAGGGTTTTAAGGGAGCAAGAATTACATCCTAGTTTGAGTTGATGACTTTGCCCATCAGCATAATGAAATTTGCTGATTTGTCCCTGATTACACTGAGGACAGATAAATTCTCCAGAATACTTTTCTGCCCAATTGACTGACAGAGTTCCTTGAAGAGTTTGGTGAATGGAAATTGGTAAATGTTTAAATTTACCAGTCAGGTATGTTACTTGATGACAAAAATCACATCCCAATCTCAGTTTGCAAACAGATCCTTTCGAGTAAGAAAATCTGTTTAATTGTCCCTTCAGGCACTGAGGACAGATAAACTCACCAGCATAATCTGTCTTCCAATTGACTTGTAAAGTCCCGTTAAGGGTCTGGTGAATTGAGATAGGTGGGTGTTGAGGAACTTCACAAGTTAAGTTGGTTATCTGAGAGCATGAATCACATTCGAGTCTAAGTTTACAAATTGGTTTTTGAGAGTGATGAAAATTGTTAATTTTTCCATGATTGCAGTTGGGACAAATAAACTCGCCAGCATAATCTGTCTTCCAATTGACTGACAAAGTACCGTCAAGCATTTGATGAATTGAGATGGGTGGTGATTTTCTCAGTTGGCAAGAGAGGGGAGTGGATTTGTGGCAAGCTTCACAGCTTAATTGAATTTGACACAGTGTTGTCTTGTCGTAATAAAAATGGCTCAATCGTCCGCGATTACAAAGGGGACAAACGAATTCGTGATTATAGTTATCTGACCAATTTACTTGTAAATTACCGTCAAGAGTCTGGTGAATTGAAATCGGTTGATGCTTGCGTTTACCCATTAGTTTTATGTTCTTGAAGATTTTGCAATTCTGATAAGCCATCAAAACGA
Protein-coding sequences here:
- a CDS encoding integrase, which produces MGKRKHQPISIHQTLDGNLQVNWSDNYNHEFVCPLCNRGRLSHFYYDKTTLCQIQLSCEACHKSTPLSCQLRKSPPISIHQMLDGTLSVNWKTDYAGEFICPNCNHGKINNFHHSQKPICKLRLECDSCSQITNLTCEVPQHPPISIHQTLNGTLQVNWKTDYAGEFICPQCLKGQLNRFSYSKGSVCKLRLGCDFCHQVTYLTGKFKHLPISIHQTLQGTLSVNWAEKYSGEFICPQCNQGQISKFHYADGQSHQLKLGCNSCSLKTLLCCQVPPQFHGYRQHLVCPNPLCHQIGPDGQKGWIYETFQTTSSQSNCRCYFCHINFHPNATSYGSWVGSQQEETLLNFCFDDDVWDFRHFIKNSPVRILNFKSIKPEWFRILVKQYLYSLLKSGRFSASAKPMNSLVALRQFSQILKPNNIQHLSEISRELILSFLDINQTNCNRTIREKLYNLKDFFDFFGLESLSLVRHRDIPKQTIQDVDWLDEITRQGIKQHLDKIPAPVARHYLVQEYTAARPGDICQIAFDCLVEENGQWYIKFYQHKVERWHRLPAPREIRQVIEQQQQWIRKTFGSDYPYLFCHFRSIKQSSYPSFSSLKPLPNPPQVTASGNPMVRLIRLLIEQEDIRDSNGQKPYFTGKITRSSRLQEVRAKHGMEAAQLYADHLSSETTFQHYAPPTKEQVAVVDLPFQELLLNSQNRFLPWQTLPESLLKNPSSHELDLEISPRLVVYGHCTLDPKTNCIYNLYPKCYGCGSFRPSTSKLPLYERQYAGEHKRMESAKQAGAALAYEESKATLEAMDKWLSDLRKVANGEAT
- a CDS encoding DUF6262 family protein, translating into MAKQLNREKQTAVLLSAQQKRKEQKREQVFRAIEEIKKSGKPLTFPNIAQVAGCSISYLYKWTELTEYIHDLQSQKTQQLNSLESKQPGPHSLKTLSEVFKQRIRELSAENKELKRQNQNLRGHVAEIFELKSECERLRTQIKQLTTPESSPKVVSLNSVPKKSDNGELKNLSQEITHLITEMGIKIGVRLKQEIAKHEPERVKLAISAFEQYRSHNSIESPGACLLAMIRDEAEPNVPLKAMTPLEDEFERWYCQAIESGFCQDVPKKYLPIQQGEIQVRVNNDKFSSGYELLSWQIAKAKMELDEDSSIS
- a CDS encoding WGR domain-containing protein — encoded protein: MTVKIAYELDKWLQSKWQRDTRFYTLTLCQNLFGEWTITKTWGSAIYRGFGKSKDLDCPDYQAALITYYKLQERREKRGYKRVDPESRY
- a CDS encoding HNH endonuclease, coding for MTFTYSLYPDNWSELATAIKQQAQWRCQKCGLQCILPGEKTSDLTRSERRVYTLQVHHWDRNPANNHRGNLIALCSGLCRIHVVEALM